Proteins encoded in a region of the Rutidosis leptorrhynchoides isolate AG116_Rl617_1_P2 chromosome 9, CSIRO_AGI_Rlap_v1, whole genome shotgun sequence genome:
- the LOC139867337 gene encoding zinc finger AN1 domain-containing stress-associated protein 12 yields MAGGTEAFPDLGRHCQLSECKQLDFLPFKCDGCHKVFCVEHRSYKSHECTNSDHNSRKVLVCETCSMSIEIPLNSKGGEAEMGTILEKHHKSGDCDPKKKKKKKPTCGVKRCKEILTFSNTSICKSCQSKFCLKHRFQSDHACETTRMPAVAAAARARVGGGVMPFLAALGLRNGQDCTKKANGSKSAATPSTSVKAY; encoded by the exons ATGGCAGGAGGTACAGAAGCTTTCCCTGATTTAGGCAGACATTGTCAACTATCCGAATGCAAACAGCTTGATTTTCTTCCATTCAAATGTGATGGTTGTCACAAG GTGTTCTGTGTTGAACATAGATCATACAAGTCTCATGAATGTACAAACTCGGATCATAATAGTCGAAAAGTATTGGTATGTGAAACATGTTCGATGTCAATCGAGATTCCACTAAACAGCAAAGGAGGTGAAGCCGAAATGGGAACGATTTTAGAAAAGCATCATAAATCTGGAGATTGtgatccgaagaagaagaagaagaagaaaccgacTTGTGGTGTTAAACGGTGCAAGGAGATTTTGACTTTTTCGAATACTAGTATCTGCAAGTCTTGTCAGAGCAAGTTTTGTTTGAAACATAGGTTTCAATCCGATCACGCGTGTGAAACTACTCGTATGCCGGCTGTGGCTGCTGCAGCTCGTGCTCGTGTTGGTGGTGGTGTTATGCCTTTTTTGGCTGCTTTGGGTTTGAGAAACGGTCAAGATTGTACGAAGAAGGCCAACGGGTCTAAATCGGCTGCTACGCCTTCAACTTCTGTTAAAGCTTATTAA